A single window of bacterium DNA harbors:
- a CDS encoding DUF4202 family protein, whose protein sequence is MNKIATVKNRTIRIINKSSVPEDPIHAKNTLEWLRRLKPDANETLQIATLGHDIERAIEERKVKRKDYQSYYEFKDAHALNSAKIMREIMKEHNMNKAMIEKVFFLVRHRENGGTKLADVLKNADSISFFHVGLPFYHIRHNLEQTEERCLWGLKRLPQSLRRIVAKFNYRNPKLNSFIKNKIRELDNYNTDSRKRNWVGISRHP, encoded by the coding sequence ATGAATAAAATAGCAACCGTAAAAAATAGAACAATAAGAATAATTAATAAATCTTCGGTACCCGAAGACCCAATACATGCTAAAAACACATTGGAATGGCTGCGTAGATTAAAACCTGATGCTAACGAGACACTGCAAATTGCAACTTTGGGCCATGATATAGAAAGAGCTATCGAAGAACGGAAAGTTAAGCGTAAAGATTACCAGAGTTATTATGAATTTAAAGATGCGCATGCCTTAAATAGTGCCAAAATTATGAGAGAAATAATGAAAGAGCACAATATGAATAAAGCAATGATTGAGAAGGTGTTTTTTCTTGTAAGACATCGTGAAAACGGAGGGACAAAACTTGCTGATGTATTAAAAAATGCCGATAGCATTTCATTTTTTCATGTTGGTTTGCCCTTTTATCATATCCGACATAATCTTGAACAGACAGAAGAAAGATGCTTATGGGGTCTAAAAAGGCTGCCCCAGAGCCTGCGACGGATAGTTGCTAAGTTTAACTATCGTAATCCAAAACTTAACTCTTTTATAAAAAACAAGATTAGAGAGTTAGATAATTATAATACCGACTCCAGAAAACGAAACTGGGTGGGGATTAGCCGACATCCCTGA